From Sardina pilchardus chromosome 9, fSarPil1.1, whole genome shotgun sequence, a single genomic window includes:
- the LOC134092205 gene encoding immunoglobulin-like and fibronectin type III domain-containing protein 1 yields MLRKLKTMKAEREKELAKVVEKVDNVKQIEVRTDGKAEFEVNMQLKDPNSQVLLFKDGVMIDYGTGNDKKHNLEQNGNKYLFSIKDLGPDDAGLYQVDVEDANLLSTNFKVPDVEFASAIQDCKVKEGETATFECVLLTPVDKIMWYGNDTALEDEAKYEITVSEDKLTHKLVIKEAELTDEGTITAIAGIAPCRASLIVIEDPNRRRGKGSGDEDEAARLARLQKEKDDLEAKRRAQAGAGDGSGDGSGLGDGSGLGDGSGTGGSGTDGDGSGDGKNKRGDGTLCFTQMLTDTYAIRGKPAEMACTLSIEADGAWSKGGEKLISTDGVTIKNAGASHKLLIKSAEDGHAGPYAFEVEDMKTEGSLFVGDLPAFDADSLNKFSKPVIVKAGQTASFKMQFTPQENLEVRWFKGGAALNDGGGIKIQKEPNHSRLVIKDCIRSDTAKVKIQLKTPFGVVEANSELIVLDKPGPPEGPAENIDSKSSNIELQWKPPKDDGGSALTNYIIERQQMGQPMWKKVADVSADRLTFRDRGVTHGRKYMYRIYAENPEGIGEPLVSENIIAGTLVFPGPPSAPKVESAFKNCINLTWEPPANDGGTKIIGYQVEKRKKDTNQWIALNSAKEPIEGLKYAAKDISAGSEYEFRVSAINDSGVGDPSPPSAMVCARNPKAKPQFKHVEGFMVIRSGNSLRIKINYEAEPEPDITWLKDEEPVSPWVKIINVEGSSTLVIPSSKRSDTGFYTIVAKNSSGTTTFDIEVRVTDEPKPPGPVALEQLVHGRVIITWDPSPDQELDDRLHYMVTEHESDTRVWRPIADRLFCNTFTATVRSGREYHFRVYAKNDMGLSDASPSPTWGVNSNKVAATTHVPMSVSFERPPSIMVPLKVHTPPKGYQCFMTCAVRGCPKPYIFWYLDGVCINRNKHFYITNAHGICSMYILRVSRDDSGEYKVVAINSYGTAECSTKVSVTD; encoded by the exons ATGCTGAGAAAATTGAAGACcatgaaagcagagagagaaaaggaactgGCAAAG GTTGTTGAGAAAGTGGACAATGTGAAACAGATTGAAGTGAGAACCGATGGAAAGGCTGAGTTTGAGGTTAACATGCAGCTGAAGGACCCTAATAGTCAAGTGCTCCTCTTTAAG GATGGTGTCATGATTGATTATGGAACTGGCAATGATAAGAAACATAATCTTGAGCAGAACGGCAATAAGTATCTATTCAGCATCAAGGATCTTGGACCAGATGATGCCGGCCTTTATCAAGTGGATGTAGAGGATGCCAATTTGCTCTCAACTAATTTCAAAG TTCCTGATGTTGAATTTGCCTCCGCTAttcaagactgtaaagtgaaAGAAGGCGAAACAGCTACATTTGAGTGTGTCCTTTTAACTCCAGTTGATAAGATCATGTGGTATGGAAATGATACTGCTTTGGAAGACGAAGCAAAATATGAGATTACTGTTTCAGAAGACAAGCTAACTCACAAACTTGTGATAAAAGAAGCTGAATTGACAGATGAAGGCACCATTACTGCCATAGCGGGTATTGCCCCATGCAGAGCTTCACTGATTGTTATAG AGGATCCAAACCGACGCAGAGGCAAAGGAAGTGGTGATGAGGATGAGGCAGCGAGACTCGCCAGACTCCAGAAGGAGAAGGATGATCTGGAGGCCAAGAGGAGGGCTCAggcaggagcaggagatggATCAGGAGATGGATCTGGTTTGGGTGATGGATCTGGACTCGGAGATGGATCTGGTACTGGCGGATCTGGTACTGACGGTGACGGTTCAGGGGATGGTAAAAATAAGCGCGGCG ATGGCACACTGTGCTTCACTCAGATGTTGACGGACACATACGCAATTCGTGGCAAACCAGCTGAAATGGCTTGTACTCTTAGCATTGAAGCTGACGGAGCCTGGAGCAAAGGTGGGGAGAAG CTTATCAGCACAGATGGAGTGACCATTAAAAATGCCGGTGCCAGTcataaactattaattaaaagtGCCGAAGATGGACACGCTGGGCCATACGCTTTTGAAGTCGAAGACATGAAAACAGAGGGATCTTTGTTTGTTGGAG ATTTGCCTGCATTTGATGCTGATAGCCTAAATAAGTTCTCAAAGCCAGTCATTGTAAAGGCGGGCCAGACTGCATCATTCAAAATGCAGTTTACGCCACAAGAAAACCTTGAAGTCAGATGGTTCAAAGGTGGTGCTGCACTCAATGACGGAGGGGGGATCAAGATCCAGAAAGAGCCCAATCACAGCCGTCTTGTAATTAAAGACTGCATTCGCAGTGACACAGCAAAAGTCAAGATTCAACTCAAAACCCCTTTCGGTGTAGTTGAGGCCAATTCTGAACTCATTGTTTTAG acaagccagggccacCAGAAGGTCCAGCGGAAAATATTGACAGCAAATCTTCCAATATTGAGCTGCAGTGGAAACCCCCAAAAGACGACGGTGGCTCAGCATTGACAAACTACATCATAGAGCGACAGCAAATGGGTCAGCCCATGTGGAAGAAAGTGGCAGATGTCTCAGCAGACCGACTGACATTCAGAGACCGTGGCGTCACACATGGAAGGAAATATATGTATCGCATTTATGCTGAGAACCCTGAGGGAATTGGGGAACCGCTGGTGTCAGAAAACATCATAGCTGGAACCCTGG TGTTCCCAGGTCCACCATCTGCACCAAAGGTGGAAAGTGCTTTCAAAAACTGCATCAATTTAACATGGGAACCCCCAGCCAATGATGGAGGAACTAAAATCATTGGATACCAAGTGGAAAAACGCAAGAAAGACACAAACCAGTGGATTGCTCTGAACTCAGCAAAAGAGCCAATCGAAG GCCTGAAATATGCTGCTAAAGATATATCTGCGGGATCAGAATATGAGTTCAGAGTGTCAGCTATCAATGATTCAGGGGTCGGAGATCCAAGTCCTCCCTCTGCAATGGTGTGTGCAAGAAACCCCAAGG CGAAACCACAGTTCAAACATGTAGAGGGTTTTATGGTCATAAGATCAGGAAATTCCCTGAGAATCAAGATCAATTATGAG GCTGAGCCTGAGCCTGATATCACCTGGCTAAAAGACGAGGAACCTGTCTCTCCATGGGTTAAGATCATAAATGTTGAGGGGTCATCAACGCTGGTGATTCCTTCATCGAAACGATCAGATACTGGATTCTACACTATTGTGGCTAAGAACTCCAGTGGCACTACCACATTTGACATTGAGGTTAGAGTTACAG ATGAACCTAAACCACCAGGCCCAGTGGCATTAGAACAACTCGTCCATGGGAGAGTAATCATCACATGGGACCCCTCTCCTGACCAGGAGCTGGATGACCGCCTGCACTACATGGTGACTGAGCACGAGTCCGACACCCGTGTTTGGCGCCCCATTGCTGATCGCCTCTTCTGCAACACTTTCACCGCAACCGTACGCTCTGGGAGAGAGTACCATTTCCGCGTCTACGCCAAGAACGACATGGGTCTGTCAGATGCATCCCCTTCACCCACCTGGGGTGTCAATAGCAACAAAG TTGCAGCAACAACGCATGTCCCAATGTCAGTGTCCTTTGAGAGGCCTCCATCCATCATGGTTCCTCTGAAAGTCCATACTCCTCCAAAAGGCTACCAGTGCTTCATGACATGCGCTGTCCGTGGCTGCCCAAAGCCATACATCTTTTGGTACTTGGATGGCGTCTGCATCAACCGCAACAAACACTTCTACATCACCAATGCCCATGGCATCTGCTCCATGTACATCCTCAGGGTGAGCCGCGATGACAGCGGAGAGTATAAGGTGGTGGCAATCAACTCATATGGCACTGCCGAGTGTTCCACTAAAGTCAGCGTTACAG ATTGA